Proteins found in one Ptychodera flava strain L36383 chromosome 3, AS_Pfla_20210202, whole genome shotgun sequence genomic segment:
- the LOC139129647 gene encoding uncharacterized protein: MFSLILFSILLTSLMSSCTGQQQSIITSPDDTVAPIGGTVTLSCVAVNKTGHLLWLHNDDRVISKDDRILAADDRYEIVGGDGDSDEYSLKIHNLTASDQGTYRCLLTKSDNHGQVIPDAAQLTIVYTELQTFIKTPTSITTTVGFNVTFECAVANKVGTLIWFIDSNPVSADERVVANDNRYSIVVGQSQLQYNLQIEQVVAEDSGLYQCVVTEADNNPRIESSVVRLTVNASSLQSFLVEPGNVILLEGSNHTLECSVSDKEGVVIWQKDGEPLNSDYILNSGVSSNIYEVEATTNVGVEYNLIIKSVTSEEAGTYTCTVTAAGSSSYLMSRAATVIVIQEQTISQSPTSRAGKPGDNITLQCETRHKVGYLEWYRSQDNQQSLEKISTDTDVETAFSDRYSIVGNQANGEYILEIRNLQYSDAGQYSCHLTEEGVQGQVWSSPAELTVIDSIQQSFLVEPSSASVLEDDDHTLQCSVSDKEGVVIWQKDGEPLNSDYILNSGVSGNIYQVEAPTNVGVEYNLIIKSVTSEEAGTYTCTVTAAGSSSYLVSSPAIVSVIRKQTISRSPTSRVGRPGESITLQCVTQDKVGHLEWYQSQQGNRVKISSDTSVETTFSDRYSIIGDQVNGEYILEIRNLQYSDAGQYSCHLTEEGVQEEVWSSTAELTVMITATEPPSDDSPVCQIETRNDTMYLGDTVLFTCEFQGVGSLPGLQWSKDEQPIQQMNMESPTGVKVGFQLSVSENEGGVTYTCTASHATFSEPKTCHVGPLKIEWIKTSPKSATVFPYGTVTLECQIGRKIGSVVWYKDEVAITSDTTVTNGNSRYLVTGDRTNKEYNLLINDIQAEDAGYYQCGMVKSTRRRRKRSVEGRSESAYLHVDTTTPHLYMVPADRVSREGYSVEIKCAIVNKEVNSQLLWYQDDILISTDRDVEEGYSNRFSITGNEDRGEYFLNIRPAMKNDAGVYKCQSTGSQSKSSLPVQLTLRDAKPPGLDYPACSGPSEDELQTGSNVTITCTSRGGDPMPTLVWQHDNDQLVPDFTVYGHQSVSVSLQLVLTSDLQGATFTCSSDHVTFAQPKECTIGPLNVIEEKHPDWQALVIGLSVMAFVLLVIVIVIIVMKCAKVCKCTSAKKVEEDEVTVVRVDPERIDSHSANTGDSAVLNNLDKPGKANKDTFLYSKAADTVGPQQPRTFYPHHTEGYEYNDEKSDKSAKAKRRLHNRNVVVPQNVEDTPAKAFIPTEATVAGKQGEEEIDKDDRRVDDRKVDDRETSGRFSDDDVSNGSGDVSYADSYEDKRGGRRQSDSYDDEGYRRPYSDDEDNSRRRRNSGEYDDGSHRRRYSDDYDEDSYTESYSDDDDYYSDRRRYSDEYDDRRQYSDEYDDPRRYDERRRYSDDGDRRRLYSDDDDESRRYSDDYDDESYHKRYSDSYDEDSRRTPYSDDFSDYSDRRRHDQRYSANRISDSHGHYAENDRHDQERHGRYRRDHKAHRQHSDDDRNRRPGHRSSSDRHGNRRDRGVYRSDGKGSRDYNVDRKERPTTGRRDARTDRDAGQEKHAHFEDERESNRRSGRKVAEHTDPQGERGVRDHVEVEYATVQKNKVARDAIKTSHETRPSERETLTLNRDNAKQHRGNDADVLVSKHRGDKTDSEEGEKSEHSKRSASPADDAGTSRPEATANDDIGESSHLNRGGDDDIEMKEMPSTKDDKRQSRSRKKKSKKKKKKKDKRSSSSSSSSDSSSDEEIKKKKKKKKKRESSSSSSESSSDVEDENRAKSKHKSDSEKIDASDGKRTKHRSKSRDSKDETKTRQRDGENEDKSESRDMEAEAANERMSGSGEKPKKKKRKKKHSSKSRDNDEGRADSRGESAVRETEGDDVMAARDNNDANATEGPLNDVTGGTTFSVVNETDDRDQETVVATANDGITSGSHGDKKHKKSKKKRKKKGKDLDELPEESNIDQQ, translated from the exons ATGTTTTCACTGATCCTATTCTCGATTCTGCTGACGTCATTGATGTCATCATGTACAG GTCAGCAACAGAGTATTATCACCAGCCCAGACGACACTGTTGCACCAATCGGTGGAACGGTGACTCTTTCTTGTGTCGCTGTCAACAAAACAGGTCATTTGCTATGGTTACACAATGACGATCGGGTGATATCTAAAGACGATCGCATTCTAGCTGCAGACGATCG ATATGAAATTGTTGGTGGTGATGGCGACAGTGACGAGTACAGCCTAAAGATACACAATTTAACAGCTTCAGACCAGGGTACGTACCGATGTCTGTTGACGAAGTCAGACAACCATGGCCAGGTTATTCCAGACGCCGCTCAGCTGACAATTG tatacACAGAATTGCAGACGTTCATAAAGACACCTACTTCTATTACAACCACTGTTGGATTCAACGTTACGTTCGAATGCGCAGTCGCCAACAAAGTAGGTACATTGATTTGGTTCATCGACAGCAACCCCGTCAGCGCAGACGAACGTGTTGTCGCCAATGACAACAGGTACAGTATAGTCGTAGGACAGTCACAGCTACAGTACAACTTGCAAATCGAGCAAGTCGTCGCGGAGGATTCTGGGCTATATCAATGCGTGGTCACTGAAGCTGATAATAATCCCCGAATCGAGTCCAGTGTGGTGAGGCTGACAGTAAATG CTTCAAGTTTACAATCATTCTTGGTTGAACCAGGCAATGTGATTCTCTTAGAAGGCAGCAACCACACCTTAGAGTGCTCTGTCAGTGACAAGGAAGGTGTTGTCATTTGGCAAAAAGATGGCGAACCTTTAAACAGTGATTACATTCTGAACAGTGGCGTCTCTAGTAACATTTATGAAGTAGAGGCGACAACCAATGTTGGCGTGGAATATAACTTAATTATAAAGAGTGTGACGTCAGAAGAAGCAGGCACGTACACATGTACGGTTACTGCAGCTGGAAGTTCAAGTTACTTGATGTCGAGGGCAGCAACTGTCATTGTTATTCAAG AGCAAACTATCTCCCAATCACCGACGTCACGAGCTGGAAAACCGGGAGACAACATTACCTTACAGTGCGAGACAAGACACAAAGTTGGATATCTGGAATGGTACAGAAGTCAAGACAATCAACAAAGTCTTGAGAAGATCAGCACAGACACAGATGTGGAAACAGCATTCTCAGACAG ATATTCAATCGTCGGTAATCAAGCCAACGGTGAGTACATCCTAGAGATACGCAACTTACAGTACAGCGACGCTGGTCAGTATTCATGTCATTTGACCGAAGAGGGCGTACAGGGACAGGTGTGGTCGTCACCGGCTGAGTTGACGGTCATAG ACTCTATTCAGCAATCATTCTTGGTCGAACCGTCAAGTGCCAGTGTCCTGGAAGACGACGATCACACCTTACAGTGCTCTGTCAGTGACAAGGAAGGTGTTGTCATTTGGCAAAAAGATGGCGAACCTTTAAACAGTGATTACATTCTGAACAGTGGCGTCTCTGGTAACATTTATCAAGTAGAGGCGCCAACCAATGTTGGCGTGGAATATAACTTAATTATAAAGAGTGTGACGTCAGAAGAAGCAGGCACGTACACATGTACGGTTACTGCAGCTGGAAGTTCAAGTTACTTGGTGTCCAGTCCTGCCATTGTCAGTGTTATTCGCA AGCAAACAATATCACGATCACCGACGTCACGTGTTGGAAGACCAGGAGAGAGCATTACATTGCAGTGCGTGACACAAGACAAAGTTGGGCATCTAGAATGGTATCAAAGCCAACAAGGGAACCGTGTGAAGATCAGCTCAGACACAAGTGTGGAGACGACATTCTCAGACAG ATATTCAATTATCGGCGATCAAGTCAACGGAGAGTACATCCTGGAAATCCGAAACTTACAGTACAGCGATGCTGGTCAGTATTCATGTCATTTGACCGAAGAGGGAGTGCAGGAAGAGGTGTGGTCGTCAACGGCTGAGTTGACAGTCATGATCACAG CCACCGAACCACCATCAGACGACTCCCCAGTTTGCCAAATAGAAACGAGAAACGACACCATGTATCTTGGTGATACTGTACTCTTTACTTGCGAGTTCCAAGGCGTTGGATCGCTGCCAGGTCTACAGTGGAGTAAAGACGAGCAACCAATACAACAAATGAACATGGAATCACCGACCGGGGTCAAAGTTGGATTTCAACTTTCTGTCAGCGAGAACGAGGGCGGTGTGACCTACACGTGCACTGCTAGCCATGCCACATTTAGTGAACCAAAAACGTGTCACGTGGGTCCATTGAAAATAG AATGGATCAAAACGTCTCCAAAAAGCGCCACAGTCTTTCCATACGGTACAGTAACTCTGGAATGTCAGATTGGCCGGAAAATCGGAAGTGTCGTTTGGTACAAGGATGAAGTGGCGATCACTAGCGACACGACAGTAACCAATGGCAACAGCCGATACCTGGTAACGGGCGATCGTACCAACAAAGAATACAATTTGCTTATAAACGACATCCAAGCTGAGGACGCAGGGTACTATCAGTGTGGTATGGTCAAGTCGACAAGAAGAAGACGAAAGCGAAGTGTGGAGGGTCGATCTGAGTCGGCGTATCTCCACGTTGATA CCACGACCCCACATCTGTACATGGTGCCAGCTGATCGAGTGTCACGTGAAGGTTACAGCGTGGAAATCAAATGCGCCATCGTCAACAAGGAAGTAAACTCTCAGTTGCTATGGTACCAAGACGACATTTTGATAAGCACTGATCGTGATGTTGAAGAAGGTTATAGCAACAG ATTCTCCATAACTGGAAATGAAGATAGAGGAGAGTATTTCTTGAATATACGACCGGCGATGAAAAATGACGCCGGGGTCTACAAATGCCAGTCAACCGGAAGTCAATCAAAATCATCGCTTCCGGTGCAACTGACGTTACGAG ATGCCAAGCCTCCAGGTTTGGACTACCCAGCATGCAGCGGTCCATCCGAAGATGAATTGCAAACTGGCAGCAATGTGACAATAACATGCACATCACGTGGTGGGGACCCCATGCCAACATTGGTATGGCAACATGACAATGATCAACTCGTGCCTGATTTCACAGTCTATGGCCACCAGTCCGTTTCAGTATCGCTACAACTAgtgttgacctctgacctccaAGGAGCTACTTTCACGTGTTCGTCGGATCACGTGACTTTCGCGCAGCCAAAAGAGTGCACGATTGGTCCCTTAAACGTCATAG AGGAGAAGCATCCAGACTGGCAAGCCCTGGTTATTGGCTTATCCGTCATGGCTTTTGTTCTGCTCGTTATTGTCATCGTTATCATAGTGATGAAATGCGCCAAAGTTTGCAAATGTACTTCAGCCAAGAAAG TTGAAGAAGATGAAGTCACTGTTGTCAGAGTCGATCCTGAGAGAATCGACAGTCACAGCGCCAACACAGGCGATTCTGCGGTGCTGAATAACTTAGACAAGCCGGGCAAGGCTAACAAGGACACCTTTCTGTACAGCAAGGCTGCCGATACGGTTGGCCCTCAGCAGCCAAGAACTTTCTACCCGCATCACACAGAGGGTTACGAATACAACGACGAGAAGTCCGACAAGTCAGCGAAAGCAAAACGCAGGCTGCATAACAGGAACGTCGTCGTGCCGCAAAATGTTGAAGACACGCCCGCCAAGGCATTTATACCGACAGAGGCAACAGTTGCTGGGAAACAAGGCGAAGAAGAGATTGATAAAGACGACAGGCGCGTTGACGACAGAAAGGTAGATGATCGTGAGACGTCCGGTAGATTTTCTGACGACGATGTCAGCAACGGGTCGGGCGATGTGAGTTACGCTGATAGCTATGAGGATAAACGTGGTGGAAGACGTCAAAGCGACAGCTACGACGATGAGGGCTATCGAAGGCCTTACAGTGACGACGAAGACAATTCAAGACGAAGAAGAAACAGCGGAGAGTATGACGATGGATCTCACAGACGGCGTTACAGCGACGATTACGACGAAGACTCTTACACAGAAAGTTATAGCGACGATGATGATTATTACTCCGATCGAAGACGATACAGCGACGAATACGACGATCGAAGACAATACAGCGACGAATACGATGATCCGCGGCGATACGATGAACGACGACGATACAGCGACGATGGCGACAGACGACGACTATACagtgacgacgacgacgaatcACGGCGATATAGTGACGACTACGACGACGAATCCTATCACAAACGATACAGTGACAGCTACGACGAAGATTCGCGCCGAACACCTTACAGTGACGATTTCTCCGATTACTCTGACCGAAGGCGTCACGATCAACGGTACTCAGCCAATCGCATTTCAGACTCTCACGGTCATTATGCAGAAAATGACCGTCACGATCAGGAAAGACACGGCCGATACAGACGTGACCACAAAGCCCACAGACAACACTCCGATGATGATAGAAATCGTAGACCTGGTCACAGAAGTTCATCAGATCGCCATGGCAACAGACGTGATCGTGGAGTTTACCGATCTGACGGTAAAGGTAGCAGGGACTATAATGTAGACAGAAAGGAGCGCCCAACAACTGGTAGGAGAGACGCCCGCACAGACCGGGACGCCGGGCAGGAGAAGCATGCGCATTTTGAAGACGAACGCGAGTCAAACAGGAGAAGCGGTAGAAAAGTGGCTGAACATACTGATCCTCAGGGTGAACGTGGTGTTCGTGACCATGTCGAGGTCGAGTACGCCACCGTGCAGAAAAACAAAGTTGCGCGAGATGCGATCAAGACTTCACATGAAACACGTCCCTCTGAACGTGAAACGTTGACACTGAACAGAGACAATGCGAAACAACATCGGGGTAACGACGCTGATGTTCTAGTAAGCAAACATCGAGGCGATAAAACAGACTCGGAAGAGGGCGAGAAATCCGAACACAGCAAAAGATCAGCCTCTCCCGCAGACGATGCTGGAACTTCTCGTCCTGAAGCAACAGCCAACGATGACATTGGGGAGTCTTCTCACCTTAACAGGGGAGGCGATGACGACATAGAGATGAAAGAAATGCCATCAACCAAAGATGATAAGCGACAAAGTCGGTCACGCAAAAAGAAAtccaagaaaaagaagaagaagaaagacaaGAGAAGTAGCTCATCCAGCTCTTCATCAGACTCAAGTAGCGATGAAGAaatcaaaaagaaaaagaagaaaaagaaaaaacgtgAATCGTCGAGTTCTTCTTCTGAGTCAAGTAGTGACGTGGAAGATGAAAATCGCGCCAAATCAAAACACAAGTCAGACTCAGAGAAAATAGACGCGTCCGATGGAAAAAGGACGAAACATAGATCGAAATCACGTGACAGCAAAGACGAGACCAAAACGAGACAACGTGATGGCGAAAACGAAGACAAATCTGAATCGCGTGACATGGAGGCAGAGGCCGCGAATGAGCGAATGTCAGGTTCTGGAGAAAAgccgaagaagaagaagaggaagaagaaacaTTCTTCAAAATCACGTGACAACGATGAAGGCAGAGCAGATAGTCGTGGAGAGTCAGCTGTTCGAGAAACTGAAGGCGATGACGTCATGGCGGCACGTGACAACAACGATGCGAATGCAACTGAAGGGCCACTTAATGACGTCACCGGAGGTACAACCTTCAGCGTAGTAAATGAAACTGACGACCGAGACCAAGAAACTGTGGTGGCAACAGCAAATGACGGCATCACAAGTGGTAGCCATGGCGATAAGAAACATAAG AAATCcaagaagaagaggaaaaagaagggAAAAGATTTGGATGAATTGCCCGAAGAAAGCAACATTGATCAACAATGA